In Gigantopelta aegis isolate Gae_Host chromosome 6, Gae_host_genome, whole genome shotgun sequence, the following are encoded in one genomic region:
- the LOC121374476 gene encoding uncharacterized protein LOC121374476, whose protein sequence is MTADIKTFCQQCQRCQRSNASNKPQVATLHPVPVKGLFHRWGIDLVGPLKETSDGKLYVIVATEYLDKMGRAGKPVDLEYQVDDATCDVDMDDVDTRMKQLADLTKHRDTAQDNISDAQKKQKKRYDIKHRGSIFEIGDHVAIVNRRRDTRKGDKLAPRFKGPYTVTQTLGKGLYVLKKGDAVLKTKYNAVNLKRWNKPESATKSVRTEELPQRSSKWVPKFKLNESDRCDILNGAWLSDRVIDACHMLITESTGIQNQSTLLKQTAFKPMDTTVQILHDHDHWVTVSGSKDGIQFADSIPSHPITDNIKR, encoded by the exons ATGACGGCAgatatcaaaacattttgtcaacAGTGCCAAAGATGTCAGAGATCGAATGCAAGTAATAAGCCGCAGGTTGCCACCCTTCACCCTGTTCCTGTGAAAGGACTGTTTCACAGGTGGGGGATTGATCTTGTAGGACCCTTGAAGGAGACCTCCGACGGAAAGCTTTACGTCATCGTCGCAACAGAGTATCTTGACAAGATGGGTCGAG CTGGTAAACCCGTCGACCTAGAATACCAGGTAGACGATGCAACATGTGATGTGGACATGGATGATGTCGACACCAGAATGAAGCAGCTGGCAGACCTGACCAAGCATCGTGACACCGCCCAGGACAACATATCAGATGCccagaagaaacaaaagaaacgatACGACATTAAGCACAGAGGATCCATATTTGAG ATTGGCGATCACGTGGCGATAGTCAACCGTCGACGAGATACCAGGAAGGGAGACAAACTCGCACCACGATTCAAGGGGCCATATACAGTGACGCAAACTTTAGGGAAAGGACTCTACGTATTGAAGAAGGGTGATGCCGTGCTGAAAACCAAATACAATGCCGTGAATCTTAAGAGGTGGAACAAACCTGAAAGTGCAACAAAATCTGTCAGGACAGAAGAGCTGCCACAAAGGTCGTCGAAATGGGTACCAAAATTTAAACTGAACGAGAGTGATCGATGCGACATTCTCAACGGTGCATGGTTGAGCGACAGAGTGATTGATGCTTGCCATATGCTCATCACAGAGTCTACTGGTATTCAAAATCAGTCTACACTACTGAAGCAGACGGCATTCAAGCCAATGGATACCACTGTGCAAATCTTACATGACCATGATCACTGGGTGACTGTTTCTGGGAGTAAGGATGGAATTCAATTCGCTGACAGCATTCCATCTCATCCCATTACTGACAACATAAAACGGTAA